DNA from Corynebacterium stationis:
ACCGACGAAGAGCAAAAGCTGCGCAATGAATCCCGCAAGATTCTTGAACTCCCAGAGCTGCGTGTTGCTGGTACCTGCGTGCGCGTGCCAGTATTTTCCGGGCACACCATGACCATCCACGCAGAATTCGAATCCAGCATCACCCCCGAACAAGCTACTGAGGCACTGAGCACCGCTGCTGGTGTCAAGGTCGTTGACGTTCCAACGCCACTAGAGGCCACTGGGATCGATGACGTACTGGTCGGACGTATCCGCCAGGACCAATCTGCGGATGACAACAAAGGTCTAGTACTGGTTGTCGCCGGCGATAACCTGCGCAAGGGCGCGGCACTTAACACCGTGCAGATTGCTGAGCTGCTGGTTTAGACAAACAAAAATCCACCTGGTCGAACCTCGCTTTTGAAAGCCATATTTTAAAAGGAGTGCGAATCCAGGTGGATTTTTTATGCCGTATCGATGCTATTTTCCTTAGCTCTGCTTAGCTGCGGTATCTTCCGGCCCGCCGAAATCTAGGTCAGTATCTAGGCCCGCATCCGGGGTAGTGGTTGGCGCCGCGGCTGCCTTAGTGTCCGTCTCCGAAGCTGCCGGCGCTGTCGCTGCAGCTGAGGTCGAGGGTGCAGTTGCCACTTCTTCTTCTGGAACCTCTGGCTTGGTGTGCTGCACATAAGTGACGGAAGGCGCTGGGTCTTCGCGGTCGAAGCCTTCGAGCGCAGCATCGGATTCGAGTTCGTCGAGGACTTCATCGGAAACCACTTCGACGAATTCTGGGGTGTCCATGTTGGACTCGGTGGCAAGTTTTGCCAGTTCACGTTCGTTCTTCTTCGTGAAACGCTTGCGGGGATCCAGTTTGCGTGCAACCAATTGACGTGCGCGCAGGCGACGGTCAGTTTCGGTTTTAACCTTGTTGCGGTTTTTGAGCCATGCGAAGGACATCACCACGATCATTAAGATGCCGATGTAGCCCAAGATTGGGTACACGTTGGCAACCAATGACTGGAAGCCGACGAAGGAGAGTGCGAAGCCGAATAAACAAGCAATAACGTACACACTGTAGAACCGACTTGGTTTATCGCGGGTTAGGCGCTTTGCCATGGCGTAGAACATACCCACTGCGGTATTAAAAATCATGCCGAAAATAGCGAAAGTCATGATGTAGCCCAGTGCTGGGTTAATACCATTAATAAGGGCAAGAACTGGAAGGTCAGTTCCGTTAACTTCGGGAGCAATGAAGAATAGGGAAGAAACCAGCAAGGCGAGCAGCAACAACGTGGTCAGGCCGCCCAAAATGCCACCCATTCCGACTGCACGGTTATCCAAAATATTGCCACCGATAACAATTGCCATGGAAACTGCACACATGATGTTCAAACCGGTGTAGTTCATCGCAGAGAGCCACCAGTTTGGCAGTGGGCCGGCGACGTTATTTACCGCATACTCATGAGCTGCGGCGATATTTAAATCAGAGGTCAGCAAGGTGTAGCTTGTGACACCCACGATCAAAATGATGATCACCGGCGTGATAGCCCCGATAACAGCGGTAACTTTGTCTACGTTTAGTAGACCAGTGGCAAGCACGAGAACCAGCATGATGAGTGCACCAACGAAAATCGGAAGGCCCTTGAATTGCTGGGCTAAGTTAGAACCCGCACCTGCGAACATCACAAAGCCGATGCTGAATAGAGTAATCAAGGTTCCAATATCTAGGATTTTGGAAGTAATTGGACCAGAAACTCGGTCATATACTGCAGTGTGCTCATTGGCTTGGAAGTAGGAACCAAGCTGCAAGACGGCAATACCCGTAATCGTGGTTAGAGCCGCGGCGACGATAACGCCCCACAAGCCCATCTCACCGAAAGAGACGAAGTACTGCATTGCTTCCTGGCCGGAAGCAAAACCGGCACCCACAAGGACACCGACAAACGCCATGGAAATACCCAATGCGCGTTTAATCATGGAAAGACAACTCCAAATCGATTAATTTATCTCACGCAAAACGCGAAGAGCATCCACAAACAAGCTCGGCCCCCCACGTGTTGCGGTTAGCTCAACGTCAGCAATGAAATGCCAACAAAATGGTTAATGCAAAAGTATCCGGCCTTTGGGTGCAAAAGCCGTACAATAGCTCCAACCTACAAAGCTGGGTGATTCATGTCATCTAAAAACCATCCGATTAAAGATAAATTCATCGAGTAGTTGAGATGATTCGGCTGCTAGAGCGCAGTAAAACGTGGACTATCAACATTGTGTAACAATTGGGCGTTGCCTGGATGCAGGGTGTCCCAGCAAGCACCATCTGATGCCAAGAAGCGACTTTAGGCGCCGTCGATTAAGTCTTTGCGAGCGCGTGAGACGCGAGAGCGAATCGTGCCAACGCGGACGCCAGCAATTTTGGCGGCTTCCTCGTAGGTATATCCCAGCACTTGGGTGAGGATGAGGGCTTCGCGGCGGTCTTCCGGTAACGCGTCAATTAAGGCGCGCGCATCAATCCATTCCGCCCACGCGGTGGAATTTTCAGGCGAAGCCGCATCAGCGGTCGCATCTTCGTACTCGGTAGCTGATTTCCGAGGCCTGGCCATGTCATGGCGGATATTGTCTACCCACACGCGCCGGGCTAAAGAAAGTAGCCACGTCCGAGCAGAAGACCGTGCTGCAAACCGGGGGAGGGCACCGATGACGCGCAGATACGTTTCTTGGGTGAGGTCATCAGCGATTTCCGGCCCACCCAGGTGGGCTAAAAGACGCCACACGTCATCTTGGGTAGAGCGAATGAATTCAGTGAGCGCTTTGCGATCACCGCGACCGGCTTTTAAAGCCAGCTCGGTAACTCGCGCATCATCGCGCCCATGATTGGAATTCACCCATATCAATCTACCAGCCGCATTGGGGGTAATCCTTATGGTGGTGTGCCCGGCAAAAATGCGGCGAAAAATGCCACAGATTCTGCTTCATCTGCAGTGATACGGAGATCTTTTCAATCGTCAAGGTGAATATTGGGTAAAACGTATGAATCTCCAGTTATTGTTTGCCGAAGTTTATAAACGTGGGTAGAATCGAGGGCACCCAAGACAATCAACCCGACGATTTAGGAGCACATATGTCTGCTGCTGATGAAGTATTGAACAAGGGTGAGCGCGTAGCTGGCCAGGGCAATTCAACTAGCCCATCTGGACAGCCCGTTCCATCCGAGAACACCTCGATCACCGCTGGCCCACAGGGGCCAAACGTTCTCAATGACATTCACCTCATTGAGAAGCTGGCTCACTTCAACCGTGAGCGCGTCCCAGAGCGCACCCCTCACGCAAAGGGCCACGGCGCTTTCGGCGAACTCCACATCACCGAAGATGTTTCCGAGTTCACCAAGGCAAAGCTGTTCCAAAAGGGCACCGTCACGCCAATGATGGCGCGCTTTTCCACGGTTGCTGGTGAGCAGGGCTCCCCAGATACCTGGCGTGACGTTCACGGTTTCGCGCTGCGCTTCTACACCGAAGACGGCAACTACGACATCGTGGGTAACAACACCCCAACCTTCTTCCTGCGCGACGGCATGAAGTTCCCAGATTTCATCCACTCCCAGAAGCGTCTCGGCCGCAACGGCCTGCGTGACGCAGACATGCAGTGGGATTTCTGGACTCGTTCTCCTGAATCTGCACACCAGGTGACCTACTTGATGGGTGACCGCGGTACCCCTAAGACTTCCCGTCACCAGGACGGCTTCGGTTCCCACACTTTCCAGTGGGTAAACGAAGAGGGCAAGCCAGTTTGGATCAAGTACCACTTCAAGACCCGCCAGGGCTGGGAGACCTTCACCGATGCTGAGGCAGCGGAGATGGCTGGTAAGAACGCTGACTACCACCGTGAGGATCTATACAACTCGATCGAGCAGGGCGATTGCCCAATCTGGGACGTCAAGGTTCAGATCATGCCTTTCGAGGATGCAGAGAACTACCGCTGGAACCCGTTCGATCTGACCAAGACCTGGTCCCAGAAGGATTACCCACTGCACGATGTGGGCTACTTCGTTCTGAACCGCAACCCACGCAACTTCTTCGCTCAGATTGAGCAGGTTGCTCTGGACCCATCCAACTTGGTTCCTGGCGTTGGCCTGTCCCCAGACCGTATGCTGCAGGCACGTGTCTTTGCATACTCTGACCAGCAGCGTTACCGCATCGGTGCGAACTACAAGCAGCTGCCAGTTAACCAGCCACTGAACGCTGACAAGGTCAACACCTACGAGCACGAGGGCTCCATGTCCTTCCTGTTCAACAATGAGGATGACCCTGTTTACAGCCCGAACCGCTACGGCAAGGGCGCTGGCTACCTGGATGACGGCGAGACCTCTGCGCAGCCAAACGCTCAGGCATCTGACCTCTACGTCAACCCAGACCCACACGGCACCGACTTGGTTCGTGCACCTTACGTCAAGCACCAAGACGATGATGACTTCATGCAGGCGGGCATCTTGTACCGCGAGGTCATGGATGACGGCGCTAAGGAGCGTTTGGCAGATAACATCACCAACGCAATGGCTGGTGTTTCTGAGCAGGTTGAGCAGCAGGTCTACGAGTATTGGACCAACGTTGATGAAAACCTCGGCGCTCGCGTTCGTGAGCTGTTTGCTTCCAAGAAGTAAGAGCACTTACGGTGCGCCTTGACCATTAAGGCGCTGGTGGTCGATAAGTTTTCATCTATGACTTCTCATACCACCCGCGCATTATGGTCGTTGCTTTTGACCGTGCCCATTATTGTGGGCGCGGTTTTCGCGTTTTCTACTTCC
Protein-coding regions in this window:
- a CDS encoding RNA polymerase sigma factor; this translates as MNSNHGRDDARVTELALKAGRGDRKALTEFIRSTQDDVWRLLAHLGGPEIADDLTQETYLRVIGALPRFAARSSARTWLLSLARRVWVDNIRHDMARPRKSATEYEDATADAASPENSTAWAEWIDARALIDALPEDRREALILTQVLGYTYEEAAKIAGVRVGTIRSRVSRARKDLIDGA
- a CDS encoding catalase, with the protein product MSAADEVLNKGERVAGQGNSTSPSGQPVPSENTSITAGPQGPNVLNDIHLIEKLAHFNRERVPERTPHAKGHGAFGELHITEDVSEFTKAKLFQKGTVTPMMARFSTVAGEQGSPDTWRDVHGFALRFYTEDGNYDIVGNNTPTFFLRDGMKFPDFIHSQKRLGRNGLRDADMQWDFWTRSPESAHQVTYLMGDRGTPKTSRHQDGFGSHTFQWVNEEGKPVWIKYHFKTRQGWETFTDAEAAEMAGKNADYHREDLYNSIEQGDCPIWDVKVQIMPFEDAENYRWNPFDLTKTWSQKDYPLHDVGYFVLNRNPRNFFAQIEQVALDPSNLVPGVGLSPDRMLQARVFAYSDQQRYRIGANYKQLPVNQPLNADKVNTYEHEGSMSFLFNNEDDPVYSPNRYGKGAGYLDDGETSAQPNAQASDLYVNPDPHGTDLVRAPYVKHQDDDDFMQAGILYREVMDDGAKERLADNITNAMAGVSEQVEQQVYEYWTNVDENLGARVRELFASKK